Proteins co-encoded in one Halococcoides cellulosivorans genomic window:
- the dnaG gene encoding DNA primase DnaG, protein MDDSAKYLIHASIETSGVVERSDVVGAVFGQTEGLLGDQLDLRELQDSSKLGRIDVEISSDAGRSIGTITIASGLDRVETAILAAALESIDRVGPCRATIDVDQLEDVRSAKRRAIVDRATSLLADFDAEVLSSREIVDEVRQRARVAEITDYEGYPAGPRVADSDAIIVVEGRADVQTLLRYGIKNAIAVEGTNIPDAVAGLTQDRTVTAFFDGDRGGDLLLRELEQVGSVDYVTFAPHDRCVEDLTRDEVLDALREKAPIEQLVDVDDPRQFVRGPEDTDGSGPDTAPEGPEPAAENGENGGTVAASDTATADSAVEESGDSEAAADATDETDTDVSSISEGVTDAPPEETRPQTVGDHVTAVIDGSSGLVRMLDPSNAVLDEREAEAAFDALREVDPVPQTVVLDGTFDQRLLDVAAQRGVDQAISRTMGEFVKQPIGVRLRTAAEF, encoded by the coding sequence AAATACCTCATTCACGCCAGCATCGAAACGAGCGGGGTGGTCGAACGAAGTGACGTCGTCGGGGCCGTCTTCGGACAGACCGAGGGCCTGCTCGGTGACCAACTCGACCTCCGCGAGCTGCAGGACTCCTCGAAACTCGGCCGGATCGACGTCGAGATTTCCAGCGACGCGGGCCGATCGATCGGGACGATCACGATCGCGAGTGGGCTCGACCGCGTCGAGACCGCAATTCTCGCCGCGGCGCTCGAATCGATCGATCGCGTCGGGCCCTGCCGGGCGACGATCGACGTCGATCAACTCGAAGACGTTCGCTCGGCCAAGCGCCGCGCGATCGTCGACCGTGCGACCAGCCTGCTCGCGGACTTCGACGCGGAGGTACTCTCCAGTCGCGAAATCGTCGACGAAGTCCGCCAGCGCGCTCGGGTTGCCGAGATCACCGACTACGAGGGCTACCCGGCGGGCCCGCGCGTGGCCGACAGCGACGCGATCATCGTCGTCGAGGGGCGGGCCGACGTGCAGACGCTGCTTCGATACGGCATCAAAAACGCCATCGCCGTCGAAGGCACCAATATTCCGGACGCCGTCGCCGGGTTGACCCAGGACCGGACCGTGACGGCGTTTTTCGACGGTGACCGCGGAGGCGACCTGCTCCTTCGCGAACTCGAACAGGTCGGATCGGTCGACTACGTCACGTTCGCGCCCCACGATCGCTGCGTCGAGGATCTGACACGCGACGAAGTACTCGACGCGCTTCGCGAGAAAGCCCCCATCGAACAGCTCGTCGACGTGGACGACCCGCGCCAGTTCGTCCGGGGACCCGAGGACACAGACGGGTCCGGCCCCGACACCGCGCCCGAGGGGCCCGAGCCTGCGGCCGAAAACGGCGAGAACGGCGGAACGGTCGCCGCGAGCGACACCGCGACCGCCGACTCGGCAGTCGAGGAATCGGGCGATTCCGAGGCGGCCGCCGACGCGACCGACGAGACAGATACCGACGTGAGTTCAATCTCCGAGGGCGTCACGGACGCCCCACCCGAAGAGACCCGCCCGCAGACCGTCGGAGACCACGTCACGGCCGTGATCGACGGATCGAGCGGGCTGGTGCGGATGCTCGACCCCTCGAACGCCGTCCTCGACGAGCGCGAGGCCGAGGCGGCCTTCGACGCGCTCCGAGAGGTCGACCCCGTCCCGCAGACGGTCGTCCTCGACGGGACGTTCGATCAGCGCCTGCTCGACGTCGCCGCTCAGCGCGGCGTCGATCAGGCCATCTCACGAACGATGGGCGAGTTCGTCAAACAGCCGATCGGCGTCCGCCTGCGCACCGCCGCGGAGTTCTGA
- the pspAB gene encoding PspA-associated protein PspAB, which produces MGLIDGIRSALGIQAERSATRAADPEDLFGMSTAYLTMSADLDCPPVGQAALSFADVDSTEFADARRAVERVLDAGASETGTVATFHEDRHGYEWVVLEDDDFEDLVTSIHFAADTLIEEGFGSRLLAALFAFEAPDEGYAYWVYSFKRGAYYPFAPEPGARERDAAVEFKLQSVLDGELDVESDESYWYPLWPENAGHPWE; this is translated from the coding sequence ATGGGACTGATCGACGGGATACGATCGGCGCTGGGCATCCAGGCCGAACGCTCGGCAACCCGTGCAGCCGATCCCGAGGACCTCTTCGGGATGAGCACCGCGTACCTGACGATGAGCGCCGACCTGGACTGTCCGCCGGTCGGCCAGGCCGCACTCTCCTTTGCGGACGTCGACAGCACGGAGTTCGCTGACGCCCGGCGGGCCGTCGAGCGTGTCCTCGACGCGGGCGCGAGCGAGACCGGCACGGTCGCGACCTTCCACGAGGATCGCCACGGCTACGAGTGGGTCGTCCTCGAAGACGACGACTTCGAGGACCTGGTCACCTCGATTCACTTCGCTGCGGACACGCTGATCGAGGAGGGGTTCGGCTCGCGCTTGCTCGCCGCCCTGTTCGCGTTCGAGGCTCCGGACGAGGGGTATGCCTACTGGGTGTACTCGTTCAAACGCGGTGCGTACTACCCGTTCGCGCCCGAACCCGGGGCGAGAGAGCGTGACGCGGCCGTCGAATTCAAACTCCAGAGCGTGCTGGACGGTGAACTCGACGTCGAATCGGACGAATCGTACTGGTATCCGCTCTGGCCCGAGAACGCGGGCCACCCCTGGGAGTAG
- the radA gene encoding DNA repair and recombination protein RadA: MATSEDLEDLPGVGPATAEKLRDNGFESFQGVAVASPGELSNTADIGESSASDIVQAAREAADIGGFESGSTVLERREQIGKLSWGVDEVDDLLGGGVETQSITEVYGEFGAGKSQVTHQLAVNVQLPADHGGLEGSAIFVDSEDTFRPERIDDMVRGLPEDTIQALLDQRDIEGSPGDDETMEALLESVLDKIHVAKAFNSNHQILLAEKAQELASDSQDDEFPVRLLCVDSLTAHFRAEYVGRGQLADRQQKLNKHLHDLMRIGDLYNTAVLVTNQVASNPDSFFGDPTQPIGGNILGHTSTFRMYLRKSKDEKRIVRLVDAPNLPDGEAVMTVTQDGLKAE, from the coding sequence ATGGCAACGTCAGAAGACCTCGAAGACCTGCCGGGCGTCGGGCCCGCGACCGCCGAGAAACTGCGCGACAACGGGTTCGAGTCGTTCCAGGGCGTCGCAGTCGCGAGCCCGGGCGAACTCTCGAACACTGCGGACATCGGTGAGTCGAGCGCGTCCGACATCGTCCAGGCGGCCCGCGAGGCCGCGGACATCGGCGGGTTCGAGAGCGGTTCGACAGTCCTCGAACGGCGCGAACAGATCGGGAAGCTCTCCTGGGGTGTCGACGAAGTCGACGACCTGCTGGGCGGCGGCGTCGAGACACAGTCGATCACCGAGGTGTACGGTGAGTTCGGCGCGGGCAAGTCCCAGGTCACCCACCAACTCGCGGTCAACGTCCAACTGCCGGCCGACCACGGCGGGCTCGAAGGCTCGGCCATCTTCGTCGACTCCGAGGACACCTTCCGGCCCGAGCGGATCGACGACATGGTCCGGGGCCTGCCAGAGGATACGATCCAGGCCCTGCTGGACCAGCGCGACATCGAGGGCTCGCCCGGCGACGACGAGACGATGGAGGCGCTGCTCGAATCGGTCCTGGACAAGATCCACGTCGCGAAGGCGTTCAACTCCAACCATCAGATCCTCCTCGCGGAGAAAGCCCAGGAACTCGCGAGCGACAGCCAGGACGACGAGTTCCCCGTCCGCTTGCTCTGTGTGGACTCGCTGACCGCCCACTTCCGCGCGGAGTACGTCGGCCGTGGCCAACTTGCCGATCGCCAGCAGAAACTCAACAAACACCTCCACGACCTGATGCGCATCGGTGACCTCTACAACACCGCCGTGCTCGTGACCAACCAGGTCGCCTCGAACCCCGACTCGTTTTTCGGTGACCCGACCCAGCCCATCGGTGGCAACATCCTCGGCCACACCTCGACGTTCCGGATGTACCTCCGCAAATCCAAAGACGAGAAACGCATCGTCCGCCTGGTCGACGCGCCGAACCTCCCCGACGGCGAGGCCGTGATGACCGTCACTCAAGACGGCCTGAAAGCCGAGTAA
- a CDS encoding aldo/keto reductase: protein METRTLGDSGVEVSTVGFGGWVVGTDWWGDRSRADATELIETALDAGITYFDTGDVYGHGDSERLIGEALADHRDHVTISTKVGYDFYNNPQAGHGELPKRIDPDWIETALDRSLDRLDVEYVDLLMLHNANSDEVGAPELEALDRLQESGRVDAVGWALGPSIGWLAEATAAIEAGVDAVQLVFNLFEQVPGRHALSEIDRLDGSTSLIPRVPHSSGLLNEQVRPETELADDDHRAHRPEAWYEAGWQKLDALRFLEDPDHAAGTRTMGQAAIQWLLANDAVATVTPTFRSADDIDEWAGAPDTPALSEAELDRVASAYRENFGVGDDGMAIDEYRSSVGRTDLEGVERPPIRPESADD, encoded by the coding sequence ATGGAGACGCGCACACTCGGAGACTCCGGCGTCGAGGTCAGCACGGTCGGGTTCGGTGGCTGGGTCGTCGGCACCGACTGGTGGGGTGACCGATCGCGGGCCGACGCGACGGAGTTGATCGAGACGGCACTGGACGCCGGGATCACGTACTTCGACACCGGCGACGTCTACGGCCACGGCGACAGCGAACGCCTTATCGGTGAGGCGCTGGCCGACCATCGCGACCACGTCACGATCTCGACGAAGGTCGGCTACGATTTCTACAACAACCCGCAAGCGGGCCACGGCGAACTGCCAAAACGGATCGACCCCGACTGGATCGAGACCGCGCTCGACCGCTCGCTCGATCGCCTGGACGTCGAGTACGTCGACCTCCTCATGCTCCACAACGCGAACAGCGACGAGGTGGGCGCGCCCGAACTCGAAGCGCTCGACCGCCTTCAGGAATCGGGGCGCGTCGACGCGGTCGGCTGGGCGCTCGGCCCGTCGATCGGGTGGCTCGCGGAGGCGACCGCAGCGATCGAGGCCGGCGTCGACGCCGTCCAACTCGTCTTCAACCTGTTCGAGCAGGTGCCCGGCCGGCACGCACTGAGTGAGATCGACCGCCTCGACGGGTCGACGAGTCTGATCCCGCGCGTTCCGCACTCATCGGGGCTGCTCAACGAGCAGGTCCGTCCCGAGACCGAACTGGCCGACGACGATCACCGCGCCCACCGCCCCGAGGCGTGGTACGAGGCGGGCTGGCAGAAACTCGACGCGTTGCGATTCCTGGAGGACCCCGATCACGCAGCGGGCACGCGCACGATGGGCCAGGCTGCGATCCAGTGGTTGCTCGCCAACGACGCCGTGGCGACCGTGACCCCCACGTTCCGTTCGGCCGACGACATCGACGAGTGGGCTGGCGCGCCAGACACGCCCGCCCTGTCGGAGGCGGAACTGGATCGGGTCGCGTCGGCCTATCGGGAGAACTTCGGGGTGGGCGACGACGGCATGGCGATCGACGAGTACCGCTCCTCGGTCGGCCGAACGGATCTGGAGGGTGTCGAGCGCCCGCCGATCCGCCCGGAGTCGGCCGACGACTGA